Proteins encoded in a region of the Rutidosis leptorrhynchoides isolate AG116_Rl617_1_P2 chromosome 9, CSIRO_AGI_Rlap_v1, whole genome shotgun sequence genome:
- the LOC139868248 gene encoding uncharacterized protein, giving the protein MKCMGFGPKWITFIQACLSSSSISVLINGSPTAEFSPERGIRQGDPISPFLFIIAAKGLNILAKRSITNDQFCVYLKKSNLYGIGVPYNDVEEMANYIDFSSGSTPFTYLSLPIGVPTTKASSWQPIIEKFDKRLSDWKAKSMSYGGRLV; this is encoded by the exons ATGAAGTGTATGGGATTCGGCCCCAAATGGATTACATTCATCCAAGCATGTCTCTCCTCCTCATCAATTTCCGTCCTTATCAATGGGTCCCCAACAGCTGAATTCTCTCCCGAAAGAGGCATCCGTCAAGGGGACCCAATATCCCCTTTCCTTTTCATAATCGCTGCGAAAGGTCTAAACATTCTTGCCAAACGTTCCATTACAAACGACCAATTCTGCG TTTACCTTAAAAAAAGTAATTTGTATGGGATCGGGGTACCGTATAATGATGTTGAAGAAATGGCCAACTATATCGATTTTTCGTCGGGATCAACCCCGTTCACCTATCTCAGTCTACCCATCGGGGTCCCCACCACAAAAGCTTCTTCGTGGCAACCTATTATCGAAAAATTCGATAAACGCCTTTCCGATTGGAAGGCAAAATCCATGTCATATGGAGGACgcctagtgtga